In Acidimicrobiales bacterium, one DNA window encodes the following:
- the hisD gene encoding histidinol dehydrogenase: MPLERLDLRGVPAAELAAAVPRPPAGAAFPTEAVRAVLDEVRAGGDAAVRALTARFDGVDVDELRVPAAEIDEALTSLDPALRRALQVAYERILAYHRHEPEPVADFVDDGVVVRHLVRPVARAGLYAPGGRARYPSTVLMCAAPARVAGVGELVLCVPPGADGHVAPESLAAAAIAGVDEVYGIGGAQAVAAMAFGTESVGAVDVIVGPGNRYVAEAKRQVAGIVGVPSAFAGPSEVVVVADDTTPARWAAIDVVVQAEHGPDGLAWLVTWSPATADAVEAEVDRLVAASPRRADLEATLGSGGYVALVDGPAEAVALANVVAPEHLELLVDGAEALLPLVRCAGAVFLGPYAPASVGDYLAGPNHVLPTARTARFASALRVDDFRTHIHAVSVDADALARLAPHVVAIAEAEGLPAHAQSVMIRGEA, from the coding sequence GTGCCCCTGGAGCGCCTCGACCTGCGCGGTGTCCCCGCCGCCGAGCTGGCGGCGGCCGTCCCGCGCCCGCCGGCCGGGGCGGCGTTCCCGACCGAGGCCGTCCGCGCCGTGCTCGACGAGGTGCGGGCCGGCGGTGACGCCGCCGTGCGGGCCCTGACGGCGCGTTTCGACGGCGTGGACGTCGACGAGCTGCGGGTGCCGGCCGCCGAGATCGACGAAGCCCTGACCTCGCTCGACCCTGCCCTGCGTCGGGCCCTCCAGGTCGCCTACGAGCGCATCCTGGCGTACCACCGTCACGAGCCCGAGCCCGTGGCCGACTTCGTGGACGACGGCGTGGTCGTCCGCCACCTGGTGCGGCCCGTGGCCCGCGCCGGCCTCTACGCCCCCGGCGGCCGGGCGCGCTACCCCTCGACCGTCCTCATGTGCGCCGCGCCCGCCCGGGTCGCGGGCGTGGGCGAGCTGGTCCTGTGCGTGCCGCCGGGCGCCGACGGCCACGTGGCGCCCGAGTCCCTGGCGGCGGCCGCCATCGCCGGCGTGGACGAGGTGTACGGGATCGGTGGTGCACAGGCGGTGGCGGCCATGGCCTTCGGCACCGAGTCGGTGGGGGCGGTGGACGTGATCGTGGGGCCCGGGAACCGCTACGTGGCGGAGGCCAAGCGCCAGGTGGCCGGCATCGTCGGCGTCCCCTCGGCCTTCGCCGGGCCCTCGGAGGTGGTGGTGGTGGCCGACGACACCACGCCGGCGCGCTGGGCCGCCATCGACGTGGTGGTCCAGGCCGAGCACGGGCCCGACGGCCTGGCCTGGCTGGTGACGTGGTCGCCGGCCACCGCCGACGCCGTCGAGGCCGAGGTCGACCGGTTGGTGGCGGCGTCGCCGCGGCGCGCCGACCTGGAGGCCACCCTGGGGTCGGGCGGGTACGTGGCCCTGGTCGACGGGCCCGCCGAGGCGGTGGCCCTCGCCAACGTCGTGGCGCCCGAGCACCTGGAGCTGCTCGTGGACGGGGCCGAGGCGTTGCTCCCCCTCGTCCGGTGCGCGGGGGCGGTGTTCCTGGGCCCCTACGCGCCGGCCAGCGTGGGCGACTACCTGGCGGGGCCGAACCACGTCCTGCCCACGGCGCGCACCGCCCGCTTCGCCTCGGCGCTGCGGGTCGACGACTTCCGCACCCACATCCACGCGGTGTCGGTGGATGCGGATGCCCTCGCCCGCCTGGCGCCACACGTGGTCGCCATCGCCGAGGCCGAGGGGCTGCCGGCGCACGCCCAGTCCGTCATGATCCGCGGCGAGGCGTGA
- the nth gene encoding endonuclease III — translation MARPRSPRGRARLVVARLAEEYPGGAEDLCALTHDGPFQLLVATILSAQCTDERVNMVTPGLFAAYPTPEALAVASSDDLEERIRSTGFFRSKTTSLIGMARGVTERFGGEVPSSMEDLTSLPGVGRKTANVVRSVAMGLPGLPVDTHVGRLTRRLGLTAETDPVKVERDIDALVPPAERGAFSLRLILHGRRVCRARTPRCGECLLADICPSSLVPLHAS, via the coding sequence GTGGCACGACCCCGTTCCCCGCGCGGCCGGGCGCGCCTGGTCGTGGCCCGCCTGGCGGAGGAGTACCCCGGCGGCGCCGAGGACCTGTGTGCCCTCACCCATGACGGGCCCTTCCAGCTCCTCGTGGCCACCATCCTCTCCGCGCAGTGCACCGACGAGCGCGTGAACATGGTCACGCCCGGACTCTTCGCCGCCTATCCCACGCCCGAGGCGCTGGCGGTTGCGTCGAGCGATGACCTGGAGGAGCGCATCCGGTCCACGGGATTCTTCCGGTCGAAGACCACCAGCCTGATCGGCATGGCCCGTGGCGTGACCGAGCGCTTCGGCGGCGAGGTGCCGTCGTCCATGGAGGACCTGACGAGCCTGCCGGGCGTCGGGCGCAAGACGGCGAACGTGGTGCGCAGCGTGGCGATGGGTCTGCCGGGACTTCCCGTCGACACCCACGTGGGGCGGTTGACCAGGCGGCTGGGGCTCACGGCCGAGACCGACCCGGTGAAGGTCGAGCGCGACATCGACGCTCTGGTCCCGCCGGCCGAGCGCGGCGCGTTCAGCCTCCGCCTCATCCTGCACGGCCGCCGGGTGTGCCGGGCGCGCACGCCGCGCTGCGGTGAGTGCCTGCTGGCCGACATCTGCCCGTCGTCGCTGGTCCCCCTGCACGCGTCGTAG